One Glycine max cultivar Williams 82 chromosome 3, Glycine_max_v4.0, whole genome shotgun sequence DNA window includes the following coding sequences:
- the LOC100806269 gene encoding probable glycosyltransferase At5g03795: MGGVRWGQESSSSMKLLLFMVPLVLVAGLVFILGPNPSSWVSFANAPVLLGGSVITSSSSTSSGAVTVTDPSEAKQREGLVVVAVENRGGEKAISDDTDFNHSSTPPFSVQAIQTPQQPDEQNVSQLSPNVTPVNESYVPPERPKLQRKLSILDRTEAGLIQARAAISEARNGNQTQDKDYVPVGPMYNNANAFHRSYLEMEKQFKVFVYEEGEPPVFHNGPCKSIYSMEGNFIHAIEMNDQFRTRDPEKAHVFFLPFSVAMLVQFVYVRDSHDFGPIKKTVTDYVNVIAGRYPYWNRSLGADHFYLACHDWGPETSRSIPNLNENSIRVLCNANTSEGFKPSKDVSFPEINLQTGSINGFIGGPSASGRPLLAFFAGGLHGPIRPVLLEHWENRDEDIQVHKYLPKGVSYYEMLRKSRFCLCPSGYEVASPRVVEAIYTGCVPVLISDHYVPPFNDVLNWKSFSVEVSVKDIPRLKEILLSISPRHYIRMQRRVGLVRRHFEVHSPPKRYDVFHMILHSVWLRRLNFRVHHDQ; the protein is encoded by the exons ATGGGTGGTGTTAGATGGGGTCAAGAGTCATCTTCATCCATGAAACTCTTGCTGTTCATGGTGCCTCTCGTACTTGTTGCTGGGCTTGTTTTTATATTGGGTCCTAACCCTTCTAGTTGGGTTTCTTTTGCCAACGCACCTGTGTTATTGGGAGGCTCTGTTATTACTTCCTCTTCCTCAACTAGTAGTGGTGCTGTGACTGTCACCGACCCTTCTGAGGCGAAGCAGAGAGAAGGGTTAGTGGTGGTGGCCGTGGAGAATCGCGGTGGAGAGAAAGCTATCTCCGATGACACTGACTTCAATCACTCCTCTACACCTCCATTTTCCGTTCAGGCCATACAAACACCTCAACAACCT GACGAACAAAATGTTTCCCAACTTTCGCCCAACGTGACTCCTGTGAACGAGTCTTATGTTCCACCAGAGAGGCCAAAGCTGCAAAGAAAACTCAGCATCTTAGATAGAACCGAAGCTGGTCTAATACAAGCTAGAGCTGCAATTAGTGAAGCAAGAAACGGAAATCAAACACAAGACAAAGACTATGTTCCAGTTGGACCTATGTACAACAATGCTAATGCATTTCACAG GAGTTACTTAGAAATGGAGAAACAGTTCAAAGTATTTGTCTACGAAGAAGGGGAACCTCCAGTTTTCCACAATGGACCTTGCAAAAGCATATACTCCATGGAGGGAAATTTCATCCATGCTATTGAGATGAATGACCAATTCCGAACAAGGGATCCTGAGAAAGCACATGTGTTTTTCTTACCTTTTAGTGTAGCAATGTTGGTGCAATTTGTCTATGTACGTGACTCTCATGACTTTGGCCCCATAAAAAAGACTGTCACGGACTATGTCAACGTCATTGCGGGAAGATATCCCTATTGGAACCGAAGCCTTGGAGCTGATCACTTTTATCTTGCTTGCCATGATTGG GGGCCAGAGACTTCACGTTCTATTCCTAACTTGAACGAGAATTCGATCCGTGTGTTGTGCAATGCTAACACCTCAGAGGGATTCAAGCCTTCAAAGGATGTCTCTTTCCCAGAAATTAATCTCCAAACCGGTTCAATAAACGGTTTCATTGGTGGGCCATCTGCATCTGGACGTCCACTTTTGGCCTTCTTTGCTGGTGGGCTTCACGGCCCAATTAGGCCCGTTCTTCTTGAACACTGGGAAAACAGGGACGAAGACATTCAGGTTCACAAGTACCTTCCGAAGGGTGTGTCATACTATGAGATGCTGAGGAAGAGCAGGTTCTGTCTTTGTCCTAGTGGGTACGAGGTAGCAAGTCCGAGAGTGGTGGAGGCAATCTACACAGGGTGTGTGCCAGTGCTCATTTCAGATCATTATGTCCCTccatttaatgatgttttgaatTGGAAATCCTTTTCCGTTGAGGTTTCGGTTAAGGATATTCCCAGATTGAAGGAGATTCTGTTGAGTATTTCTCCAAGGCACTATATAAGAATGCAGAGGAGAGTAGGACTCGTTAGGAGGCACTTTGAGGTACACTCTCCTCCCAAAAGATACGATGTCTTCCATATGATCCTTCATTCTGTGTGGCTTAGAAGGTTGAACTTTAGAGTCCACCATGATCAATAA